A stretch of Pseudoprevotella muciniphila DNA encodes these proteins:
- a CDS encoding N-acetylmuramoyl-L-alanine amidase → MKVLIDNGHGSDTAGKRSPDGRLREYAYVREIAERVEKELHRRGVDAERIVKEMWDVSLAERCRRVNRHPAGSTILVSIHCNAAGHGQWMNARGWSGWVYRQCSERAKRLAGCLYDATKAQGLQVRTPSRSQKYWTAGFYILKHTVCPAVLTENFFQDNREDVAFLLSEAGKAAVVRLHVEGIMKYIESL, encoded by the coding sequence CTGAAAGTACTGATTGACAACGGCCACGGCTCCGACACAGCCGGTAAGCGCAGCCCCGACGGGCGTCTGCGCGAGTATGCCTACGTGCGCGAGATAGCCGAGCGCGTGGAGAAAGAACTGCATCGGCGCGGTGTGGATGCCGAAAGGATAGTAAAAGAAATGTGGGACGTGTCGCTCGCTGAGCGTTGCCGCCGCGTGAACCGCCACCCGGCAGGCAGCACCATCCTCGTGAGCATACACTGCAATGCCGCCGGGCACGGACAATGGATGAATGCGCGCGGCTGGAGCGGGTGGGTGTACAGGCAGTGCAGCGAACGCGCGAAACGCCTCGCCGGCTGCCTATACGATGCCACCAAGGCACAGGGGCTGCAGGTGCGCACACCGAGCCGCTCGCAGAAATACTGGACAGCCGGTTTCTACATCCTCAAGCACACCGTCTGTCCCGCCGTACTGACCGAGAACTTCTTCCAGGACAACCGCGAAGACGTGGCGTTCCTCCTCTCCGAAGCCGGCAAGGCAGCCGTCGTGCGCCTGCATGTGGAGGGCATTATGAAGTATATTGAGAGCCTGTAG
- a CDS encoding collagen-like triple helix repeat-containing protein: protein MKRMTRSQFNLMADALKTAVREALSEEVNAIFAARIAALGDMAEETNEPEDAEAPGEPGENGKPGNSGMSGASGEPGMSGASGTSGNTGEPLAPADSPLQACIAQAGLSEEDAALLEPVASDVSAMIEHGRWADLLPLLTRAARYDKDVARAAEEGELRGRNAAVDIALKRLNRSDGIPVTPSANIPAADFKPVSIFSLARQAKES from the coding sequence ATGAAAAGAATGACCCGCTCTCAGTTTAATCTGATGGCTGACGCCCTGAAGACAGCCGTGCGCGAAGCCCTGTCAGAAGAAGTCAATGCCATCTTTGCTGCCCGCATTGCCGCCCTCGGCGATATGGCAGAAGAGACCAACGAACCCGAAGACGCCGAAGCACCCGGAGAACCCGGAGAGAACGGAAAGCCCGGAAATTCCGGAATGTCCGGAGCGTCCGGAGAACCTGGAATGTCCGGAGCGTCCGGAACCTCCGGAAATACCGGAGAACCCTTAGCCCCTGCTGATTCTCCACTGCAAGCCTGCATCGCCCAGGCAGGTCTCTCTGAAGAGGATGCCGCCCTGCTGGAGCCTGTGGCGAGTGATGTGTCGGCGATGATAGAGCATGGCAGGTGGGCAGACCTGCTGCCGCTGCTCACCCGCGCCGCCCGCTACGACAAGGACGTGGCACGCGCTGCGGAAGAAGGTGAATTGCGAGGGCGAAATGCCGCTGTAGATATCGCCCTGAAACGCCTCAACCGCTCCGACGGCATACCTGTTACACCTTCTGCCAACATCCCTGCCGCCGATTTCAAACCCGTGAGCATCTTCTCCCTCGCACGACAGGCTAAAGAGAGTTGA
- a CDS encoding DUF4369 domain-containing protein produces MTRFYAPILLIITVCLTMTSCASTCEIFGSNSNPSFEDKKVALVPENNGDFDGSEETITHGTFIMTCTGGAPQLCRITVGGDPVGFMVVENGKLDMDLDKKGNATVSGTNLNNKLARYLSKMNAIEFELARQDLFYTSATLFDGDPDGILHREFQARCRNLLDSRRELQTEFITSNFDNVLGKDFFLQLLNEPPTPERKAQVEQILKKAPKNFKKDEDIRRFVTQTGYKL; encoded by the coding sequence ATGACGAGATTCTACGCTCCGATACTCCTTATTATAACAGTCTGCCTCACGATGACGTCATGCGCCAGTACGTGCGAGATTTTCGGCAGCAACAGCAACCCGTCGTTCGAAGACAAGAAGGTGGCGCTGGTGCCGGAAAACAACGGCGACTTCGACGGGTCGGAAGAGACCATCACACACGGCACATTCATCATGACCTGCACAGGAGGTGCACCGCAACTCTGCCGAATCACGGTGGGTGGCGACCCCGTGGGATTTATGGTGGTGGAGAACGGCAAACTCGACATGGACCTCGACAAAAAAGGCAATGCCACAGTGTCGGGCACCAACCTGAACAATAAACTGGCACGCTACCTCTCGAAGATGAACGCCATAGAGTTCGAACTGGCACGCCAAGACCTTTTTTACACAAGCGCCACTCTCTTCGACGGCGACCCGGACGGCATACTGCACCGAGAGTTCCAGGCACGCTGCCGGAATTTGCTTGACAGCCGCAGAGAACTGCAGACCGAATTCATTACAAGCAATTTCGACAACGTGCTCGGAAAAGACTTCTTCTTACAACTGCTCAATGAACCGCCCACACCCGAAAGAAAAGCACAGGTGGAGCAAATCCTCAAGAAAGCACCCAAGAATTTCAAAAAGGATGAAGACATCAGGCGCTTCGTCACTCAGACAGGATATAAGCTTTAG
- a CDS encoding portal protein, which yields MKEKLRIAQECWAKMAAYRQERERCKRYTYGRQWDDPVTIDGETMSEAEYIRRQGSVPLKNNLIRRLVRNVIGVYRSQAEQHRCVARDPDEQPLADVMTNVLQCNMQLNRMDEVYARTLEELLIGGLVAHRKSFGWRNDRVDCWTDYVSPTAFFVDSDMHDFRGWDAQYVGELHDLSFGELCARFAHTTADYKRLRDIYAEAADNDSLAATWHDFGGQGDFPASFFLPSRQGACRVVELWYKDRRPRLRCHDRRNGNAYKTELGDLAAIEAENAVRKKNGDPEITTEWFIDNLWRYALLSPTGHVIEEGETPYAHHSHPYVFLAYPFIDGEVHSFVSDVIDQQRYVNRLITLQDWMIRSSAKGVLLFPEECLPEYASAQDIADEWARYNGVIFLKTKNNTVMPQQVNASTANTGIAELLNMQLGFFEDISGVSDALQGKVAFAGTSAQLYNQQTQNAKLSLLDMLDSFRNFTTEAAYKDLKNIVQYYDEPRVFNIAGHQPDTLRRIIYDPLRMRDVEMDLRVES from the coding sequence ATGAAAGAAAAACTGAGAATCGCCCAGGAATGCTGGGCAAAGATGGCAGCATATCGCCAGGAGCGCGAGCGCTGCAAGCGTTACACCTACGGCCGTCAGTGGGACGACCCCGTCACCATCGACGGCGAAACCATGTCCGAAGCCGAGTACATCCGCCGGCAGGGCAGTGTGCCGCTGAAGAACAACCTTATCCGCCGCCTCGTGAGAAATGTTATCGGTGTTTACCGCTCGCAGGCGGAGCAGCACAGGTGTGTGGCACGCGACCCCGACGAACAGCCGCTGGCAGACGTGATGACCAATGTGCTGCAATGCAACATGCAACTCAACCGCATGGATGAAGTTTATGCCCGCACGCTCGAAGAACTCCTCATCGGCGGTCTTGTGGCACACCGCAAGAGTTTCGGCTGGAGGAACGACCGCGTGGACTGCTGGACGGACTACGTGTCGCCCACAGCCTTCTTCGTGGATAGCGACATGCACGACTTCCGCGGCTGGGACGCGCAGTATGTGGGTGAACTCCACGACCTGTCGTTCGGCGAACTCTGTGCGCGCTTTGCACACACCACAGCCGACTATAAACGCCTGCGCGACATCTACGCCGAGGCCGCCGACAACGACAGCCTCGCAGCCACGTGGCACGACTTTGGCGGACAGGGCGACTTCCCCGCCAGTTTCTTCCTGCCCTCGCGACAGGGTGCCTGCCGCGTGGTGGAACTATGGTACAAGGACCGGCGTCCGCGACTGCGCTGCCACGACCGGCGCAACGGCAATGCCTACAAGACGGAACTCGGCGACCTTGCCGCCATAGAAGCCGAAAATGCTGTGAGAAAGAAGAACGGCGACCCCGAGATCACTACGGAATGGTTCATCGACAACCTGTGGCGCTATGCTCTGCTCTCACCCACAGGGCACGTCATAGAAGAGGGCGAGACACCCTACGCCCACCACAGCCATCCCTACGTGTTCCTCGCTTATCCTTTCATCGACGGCGAGGTGCACTCCTTCGTGAGCGATGTCATCGACCAGCAGCGCTACGTGAACCGCCTCATCACCCTGCAGGACTGGATGATACGCTCCTCCGCCAAGGGGGTGCTCCTCTTTCCCGAAGAGTGTCTGCCCGAATATGCCTCGGCGCAGGACATAGCCGATGAATGGGCACGCTACAACGGTGTTATCTTCCTGAAAACCAAGAACAACACCGTTATGCCGCAGCAGGTGAATGCCAGCACGGCAAACACAGGCATAGCCGAACTGCTCAACATGCAACTCGGTTTCTTTGAGGATATCAGTGGGGTGAGCGATGCCTTGCAGGGCAAGGTGGCTTTTGCCGGCACCAGTGCGCAACTCTACAACCAGCAGACACAGAACGCCAAACTATCGCTGCTCGACATGCTCGACTCGTTCCGCAACTTCACCACCGAAGCCGCGTATAAGGACCTGAAGAACATCGTGCAGTACTACGACGAGCCGCGCGTGTTCAACATAGCGGGCCATCAGCCCGACACACTGCGCCGCATCATCTACGACCCCCTGCGCATGAGGGACGTGGAGATGGACCTTAGAGTGGAGAGTTGA